The Nocardioides pantholopis genome window below encodes:
- a CDS encoding TldD/PmbA family protein: MSGSASREIDPAFTNLPYRSLGEAALGRAAELGVDHADFRFERVRYQDLAVRDGVLQNASDREDLGFAVRVVHRGSWGFASGVVLTPEEAVRVAETAVSVAQVAAQMTSDPIELAPEPVHHATWISAYDVDPFAVPVAEKAAVLVDWTDRLRGGAAVDHAAAFLEQVLENKYYADLTGTRTTQQRVRLHPGFQAMGTAGDTFDSMASIAPPVGRGWEYVAGGSDPDGSWDWDGEVAQVPELLAEKLAAPSVEAGSYDLVVHPSNLWLTIHESIGHATELDRALGYEANYAGTSFATYDQLGTLRYGTPVMHVTGDRTHPHGLATIGYDDEGVQTQSWDIVRDGILVGYQLDRAMARMKPELNPLDGEGRSNGCAYADSPGHVPIQRMANVSLQPAPDGPSTEELIGRVERGIYVVGDKSWSIDMQRFNFQFTGQRFYRIQDGELAGQVRDVAYQATTTDFWGSMEAVGGPQTWQLGGAFNCGKAQPGQVASVSHGCPSALFRDVRILNTVSEAGH, encoded by the coding sequence ATGAGCGGCAGCGCCTCCCGGGAGATCGACCCCGCCTTCACCAACCTGCCCTACCGCAGCCTCGGCGAGGCGGCGCTGGGCCGGGCCGCGGAGCTCGGCGTCGACCATGCCGACTTCCGCTTCGAGCGGGTCCGCTACCAGGACCTCGCGGTGCGCGACGGCGTGCTGCAGAACGCCAGCGACCGCGAGGACCTCGGGTTCGCGGTCCGGGTCGTGCACCGCGGCTCGTGGGGCTTCGCCTCCGGCGTGGTGCTCACCCCGGAGGAGGCGGTGCGGGTCGCGGAGACCGCGGTCTCCGTCGCGCAGGTCGCGGCCCAGATGACCAGCGACCCGATCGAGCTCGCCCCGGAGCCGGTGCACCACGCCACCTGGATCTCGGCGTACGACGTCGACCCGTTCGCGGTCCCGGTCGCCGAGAAGGCGGCGGTGCTCGTGGACTGGACCGACCGGCTGCGCGGAGGCGCGGCCGTCGACCACGCCGCGGCGTTCCTCGAGCAGGTGCTGGAGAACAAGTACTACGCCGATCTGACCGGCACCCGGACCACCCAGCAGCGGGTCCGCCTGCACCCGGGCTTCCAGGCCATGGGGACCGCCGGCGACACGTTCGACTCGATGGCCAGCATCGCCCCGCCGGTCGGCCGCGGCTGGGAGTACGTCGCCGGCGGCAGCGATCCCGACGGGTCCTGGGACTGGGACGGGGAGGTCGCGCAGGTCCCGGAGCTGCTGGCCGAGAAGCTCGCGGCGCCCAGCGTGGAGGCCGGCAGCTACGACCTGGTCGTCCACCCCTCCAACCTGTGGCTGACCATCCACGAGTCGATCGGGCACGCCACCGAGCTGGACCGGGCGCTCGGTTACGAGGCCAACTACGCCGGCACCTCGTTCGCCACCTACGACCAGCTCGGCACCCTGCGCTACGGCACGCCGGTCATGCACGTCACCGGCGACCGGACCCATCCCCACGGACTGGCCACGATCGGGTACGACGACGAGGGCGTGCAGACCCAGTCCTGGGACATCGTGCGCGACGGCATCCTGGTCGGCTACCAGCTGGACCGGGCGATGGCGCGGATGAAGCCCGAGCTGAACCCGCTCGACGGCGAGGGCCGCTCCAACGGCTGTGCGTACGCCGACTCCCCCGGCCACGTGCCGATCCAGCGGATGGCCAACGTCTCCCTGCAGCCGGCGCCCGACGGACCGAGCACCGAGGAGCTGATCGGCCGGGTCGAGCGGGGCATCTACGTCGTCGGCGACAAGTCCTGGTCGATCGACATGCAGCGGTTCAACTTCCAGTTCACCGGCCAGCGGTTCTACCGGATCCAGGACGGCGAGCTGGCCGGGCAGGTCCGCGACGTCGCGTACCAGGCGACCACCACCGACTTCTGGGGCTCGATGGAGGCGGTCGGTGGACCGCAGACCTGGCAGCTCGGCGGCGCGTTCAACTGCGGCAAGGCCCAGCCGGGCCAGGTGGCCTCGGTCAGCCACGGCTGCCCGAGCGCGCTGTTCCGCGACGTCCGCATCCTCAACACCGTCTCGGAGGCCGGCCACTGA
- a CDS encoding NADP-dependent oxidoreductase, with translation MPTTTREIHLASRPQGWPVPENFRTVTTELPDPGPGEVLVRNAVMSVDPYMRGRMNDVKSYVPPYRLDAPLDGGAVGEVVASGDESLQPGDTVLHQLGWREHALAPAAAFRKVDVSQVPASAYLGVLGMTGLTAYVGLVHVAGLQEGDAVLISGAAGAVGSVAGQLARLLGAGKVVGSAGSKEKLAWLTDDLGFDAAVDYHDGPVRKQLAPYGPFDVYFDNVGGDHLEAAIEHLADHGRVAACGSIASYNDEAPTPGPRNMFQVVSKRLRIQGFIVTDHQDLAGEFYRRAGAWVASGDLKHRETVVDGLDHAVDAFLGLHRGENIGKMLVRL, from the coding sequence ATGCCGACCACGACCCGAGAGATCCACCTGGCCTCCCGCCCGCAGGGCTGGCCGGTGCCCGAGAACTTCCGCACGGTCACCACCGAGCTGCCCGACCCCGGGCCCGGCGAGGTCCTGGTCCGCAACGCGGTGATGTCGGTCGACCCGTACATGCGCGGCCGGATGAACGACGTGAAGTCCTACGTGCCGCCGTACCGGCTCGACGCCCCGCTCGACGGCGGCGCCGTCGGCGAGGTCGTCGCCTCCGGTGACGAGTCGCTCCAGCCGGGCGACACGGTCCTGCACCAGCTCGGCTGGCGCGAGCACGCGCTCGCCCCCGCCGCCGCGTTCCGCAAGGTCGACGTCTCCCAGGTGCCGGCCTCCGCCTACCTCGGCGTCCTCGGGATGACCGGCCTCACGGCGTACGTCGGGCTCGTGCACGTCGCGGGCCTGCAGGAGGGCGACGCGGTCCTGATCTCGGGAGCCGCCGGCGCGGTGGGCTCGGTGGCCGGCCAGCTCGCCCGGCTGCTCGGCGCCGGCAAGGTGGTGGGGTCAGCCGGCTCGAAGGAGAAGCTGGCCTGGCTCACCGACGACCTGGGCTTCGACGCGGCCGTGGACTACCACGACGGGCCGGTGCGCAAGCAGCTCGCGCCCTACGGCCCCTTCGACGTGTACTTCGACAACGTCGGCGGCGACCACCTCGAGGCCGCGATCGAGCACCTCGCCGACCACGGCCGGGTCGCCGCCTGCGGCTCGATCGCCTCCTACAACGACGAGGCCCCGACGCCCGGGCCGCGCAACATGTTCCAGGTCGTCAGCAAGCGGCTGCGGATCCAGGGCTTCATCGTCACCGACCACCAGGACCTGGCCGGCGAGTTCTACCGCCGCGCGGGCGCCTGGGTGGCCTCCGGCGACCTGAAGCACCGCGAGACGGTCGTCGACGGCCTCGACCATGCAGTCGACGCGTTCCTCGGCCTGCACCGGGGCGAGAACATCGGCAAGATGCTCGTCCGGCTCTGA
- a CDS encoding Fe-S cluster assembly protein HesB, which yields MLTLTENASTIVRDISTQPGLPETAGLRISSESQTEPSFAVSAAEAPAPGDQVVEQSGATVYLDETAAMMLDDKVLDAAVDPSGKVEFALGNQP from the coding sequence ATGCTCACCCTCACCGAGAACGCCAGCACGATCGTCCGCGACATCTCCACCCAGCCGGGTCTCCCCGAGACCGCCGGGCTGCGGATCAGCTCCGAGAGCCAGACCGAGCCCTCGTTCGCCGTCAGCGCCGCCGAGGCCCCCGCGCCCGGCGACCAGGTCGTGGAGCAGTCCGGCGCCACCGTCTACCTCGACGAGACCGCCGCGATGATGCTCGACGACAAGGTCCTCGACGCGGCCGTCGACCCCTCGGGCAAGGTCGAGTTCGCGCTCGGCAACCAGCCCTAG
- a CDS encoding AAA family ATPase, protein MRLHSLDVTAFGPFADTVSVDFDQLSDAGLFLLSGPTGAGKTSVLDAVCFALYGDVPGDRSGARRLRSDHAAPGVAPRVVLEATLAGRRFRLTRSPAWERPKKRGSGTTTEQASVVLAERIGGEWQTLSTRLDETGHQVAALVGMNLTQFTQVAMLPQGRFQSFLRARSEQRHQLLQQLFRTGRFESVERWLREHRTSLRRSSETAHQAVADLVSRVSEATEVPLPETWDVHDLTVPATDGALLSWATGLREDAVAGRARTQREAAAAAEAETGARRAVEQARALIERRARLDAAAAEVAALDAAAAEHTEQVEALACARRAAPVVPLWRLQQRSAARCSAAAAAADRAVAAAGAELGLLVLATADDVDPAELAAGEREAVADAARVRAAVPEQTRLGELTARLDSVADRRRSLVEARAELTARAAALPARLQGLRVELEAATTARAALPALDAEVAALDGRLEAQRDAAALERDLDAARAGLVAATADVAALREHWLDVREARLEGMAAEIAGALAVGSCCPVCGSADHPQKAVPGPDAPDADAERRAQRRLDDAKATELAHAEHVRELETRLALSRDRSGPLTAQETAALRDEAAVRLATARETAARATSLQEAAAAAESEQARLGDRLSALDAQDAALAAEHDACGRDADRVRAGVDALLAGTGHRDLDALAAAHEERAGLLRAALQAVTELGTARQAAADAARGLAEGVAEAGFDTVEDALAVVLDDSGCRELADRVSAHDRRRAAAEAVLAEPGAPEVAAASLPDVPVLTAQHEAALDALGAARSRAGVWGAREQRLTALVEQLAAALEEWGPLRADLELATRVCSFAEGKSPDNRLQMRLSAYVLAYRLAQVVAAANERLSRMSDQRYSLEHTGRRGAGETRGGLSLLVRDDWSGESRDPATLSGGETFVVSLALALGLADVITQEAGGADLDTLFVDEGFGSLDADTLDDVMDTLDSLRDGGRVVGVVSHVAEMRDRIPTRLVVTKGRTGSTLAVSR, encoded by the coding sequence ATGCGTCTGCACTCCCTCGACGTCACGGCCTTCGGCCCGTTCGCCGACACCGTCAGCGTCGACTTCGACCAGCTCTCCGACGCCGGCCTCTTCCTGCTCTCCGGCCCGACCGGCGCCGGCAAGACCAGCGTCCTGGACGCCGTCTGCTTCGCCCTGTACGGCGACGTGCCCGGCGACCGCTCCGGCGCGCGACGGCTGCGCTCGGACCACGCAGCCCCGGGCGTCGCACCCCGCGTCGTGCTCGAGGCGACGCTCGCGGGCCGCCGGTTCCGGCTCACCCGCTCCCCCGCCTGGGAGCGGCCCAAGAAGCGCGGCTCCGGGACCACCACCGAGCAGGCCTCGGTGGTGCTGGCCGAGCGGATCGGTGGCGAGTGGCAGACGCTCTCGACCCGCCTGGACGAGACCGGACACCAGGTCGCGGCGCTGGTGGGCATGAACCTCACCCAGTTCACGCAGGTCGCGATGCTGCCCCAGGGCCGGTTCCAGTCGTTCCTGCGGGCCCGATCCGAGCAGCGCCACCAGCTGCTGCAGCAGCTCTTCCGCACCGGCCGCTTCGAGTCGGTGGAGCGCTGGCTGCGCGAGCACCGCACCAGCCTGCGCCGTTCCTCCGAGACCGCCCACCAGGCCGTCGCCGACCTGGTCAGCCGGGTCAGCGAGGCCACCGAGGTCCCGCTCCCGGAGACCTGGGACGTCCATGACCTGACGGTGCCGGCGACCGACGGCGCCCTGCTGTCCTGGGCCACCGGGCTGCGCGAGGACGCCGTCGCCGGCCGGGCCCGGACCCAGCGCGAGGCGGCCGCGGCCGCCGAGGCCGAGACCGGCGCCCGCCGGGCCGTGGAGCAGGCGCGCGCCCTGATCGAGCGCCGCGCCCGCCTGGACGCCGCCGCGGCCGAGGTCGCCGCCCTGGACGCGGCAGCGGCCGAGCACACCGAGCAGGTCGAGGCGCTCGCCTGCGCGCGTCGGGCGGCTCCGGTCGTGCCGTTGTGGCGGCTCCAGCAGCGGTCGGCGGCCCGATGCTCCGCCGCAGCGGCCGCGGCCGACCGCGCGGTCGCCGCCGCCGGCGCGGAGCTGGGCCTGCTGGTCCTGGCCACGGCCGACGACGTCGACCCCGCCGAGCTGGCCGCCGGCGAGCGGGAGGCCGTGGCCGACGCCGCGCGGGTGCGCGCCGCCGTGCCCGAGCAGACCCGGCTGGGCGAGCTGACCGCGCGCCTGGACTCCGTCGCGGACCGGCGGCGCTCGCTGGTCGAGGCGCGCGCCGAGCTGACCGCCCGGGCCGCCGCCCTGCCCGCGCGTCTCCAGGGGCTGCGCGTCGAGCTGGAGGCGGCGACCACGGCCCGCGCCGCGCTGCCGGCCCTGGACGCCGAGGTCGCCGCGCTCGACGGACGCCTGGAGGCCCAGCGGGACGCCGCCGCCCTGGAGCGCGACCTCGATGCGGCCCGCGCCGGCCTGGTGGCCGCCACCGCGGACGTCGCCGCGCTCCGCGAGCACTGGCTCGACGTGCGCGAGGCCCGCCTGGAGGGGATGGCGGCCGAGATCGCCGGGGCGCTCGCCGTCGGCTCGTGCTGCCCGGTCTGCGGGTCGGCCGACCATCCGCAGAAGGCCGTCCCCGGCCCCGACGCCCCCGACGCCGACGCCGAGCGCCGGGCCCAGCGGCGCCTCGACGACGCCAAGGCCACCGAGCTCGCCCACGCCGAGCACGTCCGGGAGCTGGAGACCCGCCTGGCACTGTCTCGGGACCGCTCCGGACCGCTGACCGCGCAGGAGACCGCCGCGCTGCGTGACGAGGCGGCGGTCCGGCTGGCGACCGCCCGCGAGACCGCCGCCCGGGCCACCTCGCTCCAGGAGGCCGCCGCCGCCGCCGAGTCCGAGCAGGCGCGGCTCGGGGACCGGCTCTCCGCCCTCGACGCCCAGGACGCCGCGCTCGCCGCCGAGCACGACGCCTGCGGCCGCGACGCCGACCGGGTCCGCGCCGGCGTCGATGCGCTGCTGGCCGGCACCGGCCACCGCGACCTCGACGCGCTCGCCGCCGCCCACGAGGAGCGCGCCGGGCTGCTGCGCGCCGCGCTCCAGGCCGTCACCGAGCTCGGCACCGCCCGGCAGGCCGCGGCCGATGCCGCCCGCGGACTGGCCGAGGGCGTGGCCGAGGCGGGCTTCGACACCGTCGAGGACGCCCTGGCCGTCGTGCTGGACGACAGCGGCTGCCGCGAGCTCGCCGACCGGGTCTCGGCCCACGACCGGCGCCGAGCCGCCGCGGAGGCGGTGCTCGCCGAGCCCGGTGCCCCCGAGGTGGCGGCCGCGAGCCTGCCCGACGTACCCGTCCTGACCGCGCAGCACGAGGCCGCCCTCGACGCGCTCGGCGCGGCCCGCAGCCGGGCCGGGGTCTGGGGTGCCCGCGAGCAGCGGCTCACCGCCCTGGTCGAACAGCTCGCCGCCGCCCTCGAGGAGTGGGGACCGCTGCGCGCCGACCTGGAGCTGGCCACCCGGGTCTGCTCGTTCGCCGAGGGCAAGTCCCCCGACAACCGGCTCCAGATGCGCCTGTCCGCCTACGTCCTGGCCTACCGGCTGGCGCAGGTCGTCGCCGCCGCCAACGAGCGGCTCTCCCGGATGAGCGACCAGCGCTACTCCCTGGAGCACACCGGCCGGCGCGGCGCCGGCGAGACCCGCGGCGGGCTGAGCCTGCTGGTGCGCGACGACTGGTCCGGGGAGTCCCGTGACCCGGCGACGCTCTCGGGCGGCGAGACGTTCGTGGTCTCGCTCGCCCTGGCCCTCGGGCTGGCCGACGTGATCACCCAGGAGGCCGGTGGCGCCGACCTGGACACGCTCTTCGTCGACGAGGGCTTCGGCTCGCTCGACGCCGACACCCTCGACGACGTCATGGACACCCTGGACTCGCTGCGCGACGGCGGCCGGGTCGTGGGCGTGGTCAGCCACGTGGCGGAGATGCGCGACCGGATCCCCACCCGGCTCGTGGTCACCAAGGGCCGCACCGGGTCCACGCTGGCGGTCAGCCGCTGA
- a CDS encoding VOC family protein: MTVRLNPYLTFRDSAREAMEFYQSVLGGELTRSTYGEFGMSQDPAEADKTMHAQLLTPGGLTLMASDVPASVEHDTGSSIVISLSGEDEAELRGYWTGLAQGATIEQELQSAPWGDSFGMLQDRFGVTWMVNIAGPSEQ; the protein is encoded by the coding sequence ATGACCGTGCGCCTGAACCCCTACCTGACCTTCCGCGACAGCGCCCGCGAGGCGATGGAGTTCTACCAGTCCGTCCTCGGTGGCGAGCTGACCCGCTCGACGTACGGCGAGTTCGGCATGAGCCAGGACCCGGCCGAGGCCGACAAGACGATGCATGCGCAGCTGCTGACCCCGGGCGGACTGACGCTGATGGCATCCGACGTACCGGCCAGCGTCGAGCACGACACGGGCAGCAGCATCGTGATCTCCCTCAGCGGCGAGGACGAGGCCGAGCTGCGCGGCTACTGGACCGGCCTGGCCCAGGGCGCGACCATCGAGCAGGAGCTGCAGTCGGCACCGTGGGGGGACAGCTTCGGGATGCTCCAGGACCGGTTCGGGGTCACCTGGATGGTGAACATCGCCGGTCCCTCCGAGCAGTGA
- a CDS encoding exonuclease SbcCD subunit D yields the protein MRILHTSDWHLGRSFHREGMLSHQAAYVDHLLEVVDSERVDLVVVAGDIYDRALPHVDAVRLADETLARLAASRATVVLTSGNHDSAQRLGFSSRLIDAAGVHIRTDAATVGTPVLLADEHGPVAVHGIPYLDPDAVREPWGLPVRSHEAALGAAMERVRADLAGRPGTRSVVLAHAFVAGAEPSDSERDISVGGVSLVPTSVFAGVDYTALGHLHGRHTLAETVRYSGSPLAYSFSEANHHKGSWLVDLGRDGVDACEFVDAPVPRPLARLRGDLETLLSDPALARHEQSWVQATLTDAGRPVQAMERLRQRFPHTLVLAFESTLAGLGARPASAADGRSDHDIVAEFVADLRGTPADADEAGLLRRAVDSCCEDTDLDVTVPV from the coding sequence ATGCGCATCCTGCACACCTCCGACTGGCACCTGGGCCGGTCGTTCCACCGCGAGGGGATGCTCAGCCACCAGGCGGCGTACGTCGACCACCTGCTCGAGGTCGTCGACTCCGAGCGCGTCGACCTCGTCGTGGTCGCCGGCGACATCTACGACCGGGCCCTCCCGCACGTCGATGCGGTCCGGCTGGCCGACGAGACCCTGGCCCGGCTGGCGGCCTCCCGGGCCACCGTCGTGCTCACCAGCGGCAACCACGACTCCGCCCAGCGGCTGGGCTTCAGCTCCCGGCTGATCGACGCCGCCGGCGTCCACATCCGCACCGATGCCGCCACCGTCGGCACCCCGGTCCTGCTGGCCGACGAGCACGGCCCGGTCGCCGTCCACGGCATCCCCTACCTCGACCCCGACGCGGTCCGGGAGCCGTGGGGGCTGCCGGTGCGCTCCCACGAGGCCGCCCTGGGGGCCGCGATGGAGCGGGTCCGCGCCGACCTCGCCGGCCGCCCCGGCACCCGCTCGGTGGTCCTGGCCCACGCGTTCGTGGCCGGGGCGGAGCCCAGCGACTCCGAGCGCGACATCAGCGTCGGCGGGGTGTCCCTCGTCCCGACCTCGGTCTTCGCCGGGGTCGACTACACCGCGCTGGGCCACCTCCACGGTCGGCACACCCTCGCCGAGACCGTGCGCTACAGCGGCTCGCCGCTGGCCTACTCCTTCTCCGAGGCCAACCACCACAAGGGCTCCTGGCTCGTCGACCTCGGCCGCGACGGAGTCGACGCCTGCGAGTTCGTCGACGCTCCGGTGCCCCGTCCCCTGGCTCGCTTGCGCGGGGACCTCGAGACCCTGCTGAGCGACCCGGCGCTGGCCCGGCACGAGCAGTCCTGGGTGCAGGCCACGCTCACCGACGCCGGCCGGCCCGTGCAGGCGATGGAGCGGCTGCGCCAGCGGTTCCCGCACACGCTCGTGCTCGCCTTCGAGTCCACCCTCGCGGGACTCGGTGCCCGACCCGCCAGCGCCGCCGACGGGCGCAGCGACCACGACATCGTCGCCGAGTTCGTCGCCGACCTGCGCGGCACCCCGGCGGACGCCGACGAGGCGGGGCTGCTGCGGCGGGCGGTCGACAGCTGCTGCGAGGACACCGACCTGGACGTCACGGTGCCCGTCTGA
- the pepN gene encoding aminopeptidase N yields MTAPATGPARSLQRTEAQARAAQLSVDGYDVRLDLAADEATFRSVTTLRFHSRGGPTFVDLKPQRVHELRLNGRRVEPDLLDRGRLPIDTIEGPNELVVDAVMAFRTDGEGLHRSVDPADGRHYVYGMSFMDAAPSIFACFDQPDLKAPYTFHVTAPADWEVFGNAPATQVEPGVWELGPTLPLSTYFVTIVAGPYAVLHDSHDGIDLRLSARASLAGALEADAPDLLAVTRASFDELHRLFGIRYPFGDYHQAFVPEFNAGAMENPGCVTFRDQLLSTTRLNRATRIVRATTVAHELAHQWFGNLVTPVWWDDLWLNESFAEYLGTRVTAEVTEYADALVDNSYLRRSWGLTADLGPNTHPVAGNGAVDATAALQDFDGISYAKGASILRQLDAALGDEVFLGGVVDLMERHRFGNATMGDLLGSWERAGAGDLSGFTREWLRTAGPDRIELDRDAGVVRRTPPAGAPADRTHALTVAVAREGGWSRERLVLTGPQTPFDAGTHAVVLDPAEDTWAEVLPDPVTLAALPGLLPHESDARLRAATWNQVRSAFHAGRLDPALAVDLVVAALPVEDLEDAPIRALPRRTMPWVFQVLLPLAPAGSLDRVHEAALRRLAAEPPGSELQHAALRAAIGSASDPGELRGWLERLPEGVARDSDLRWRVLNRLAVLGATDAGELDQALAAEPTGQTRVEHTRARSGLPTPEAKAFAWDRLTGAVAASNYEVEAAGLGMWQPGHEELTEEYAGRYFAALPTLPSIHSGWVLGVATESFFPATSLHRETLDRAAALQGQADLDPTVRRRLADAADLLARRLAVRATYGAS; encoded by the coding sequence GTGACCGCGCCCGCCACCGGCCCCGCCCGCAGCCTCCAGCGCACCGAGGCCCAGGCCCGGGCCGCCCAGCTCAGCGTCGACGGGTACGACGTACGCCTGGACCTGGCCGCCGACGAGGCGACGTTCCGCAGCGTGACCACGCTGCGCTTCCACAGCCGCGGCGGGCCGACCTTCGTCGACCTCAAGCCGCAGCGGGTTCACGAGCTGCGCCTCAACGGCCGGCGCGTGGAGCCCGACCTGCTCGACCGGGGTCGGCTCCCGATCGACACGATCGAGGGCCCCAACGAGCTGGTCGTCGACGCGGTGATGGCGTTCCGGACCGACGGCGAGGGCCTGCACCGCAGCGTCGACCCCGCCGACGGGCGGCACTACGTCTACGGGATGTCCTTCATGGACGCCGCGCCCAGCATCTTCGCCTGCTTCGACCAGCCCGACCTCAAGGCGCCCTACACCTTCCACGTCACCGCGCCGGCCGACTGGGAGGTCTTCGGCAACGCTCCGGCGACCCAGGTGGAGCCCGGGGTCTGGGAGCTCGGCCCGACGCTGCCGCTCTCGACGTACTTCGTCACGATCGTGGCCGGCCCCTACGCAGTCCTGCACGACTCCCACGACGGCATCGACCTGCGGCTCTCGGCCCGGGCCAGCCTGGCCGGCGCGCTCGAGGCCGACGCCCCGGACCTGCTCGCGGTCACCCGCGCGTCCTTCGACGAGCTGCACCGGCTCTTCGGGATCCGCTATCCGTTCGGGGACTACCACCAGGCCTTCGTCCCGGAGTTCAACGCCGGGGCGATGGAGAACCCGGGCTGCGTCACGTTCCGCGACCAGCTGCTCTCCACGACCCGGCTCAACCGGGCCACCCGGATCGTGCGGGCCACCACCGTCGCCCACGAGCTGGCGCACCAGTGGTTCGGCAACCTGGTCACGCCGGTGTGGTGGGACGACCTGTGGCTCAACGAGTCCTTCGCGGAGTACCTCGGCACCCGGGTGACCGCCGAGGTCACCGAGTACGCCGACGCGCTGGTCGACAACTCCTACCTGCGTCGCAGCTGGGGGCTGACCGCCGACCTCGGCCCGAACACCCACCCGGTCGCAGGCAACGGCGCCGTCGACGCGACCGCGGCGCTGCAGGACTTCGACGGGATCTCCTACGCCAAGGGCGCCAGCATCCTGCGCCAGCTCGACGCCGCCCTGGGCGACGAGGTCTTCCTCGGCGGCGTGGTGGACCTGATGGAGCGCCACCGGTTCGGCAACGCGACGATGGGCGACCTGCTCGGCAGCTGGGAGCGGGCGGGGGCCGGGGACCTGTCCGGCTTCACCCGCGAGTGGCTGCGCACCGCCGGGCCGGACCGGATCGAGCTGGACCGGGACGCCGGCGTGGTCCGCCGTACTCCCCCGGCCGGCGCCCCGGCCGACCGCACCCACGCGCTGACGGTCGCGGTGGCCCGCGAGGGCGGCTGGTCCCGCGAGCGGCTGGTGCTGACCGGGCCGCAGACCCCCTTCGACGCCGGCACCCACGCCGTCGTCCTCGATCCCGCCGAGGACACCTGGGCGGAGGTGCTCCCGGACCCGGTCACGCTGGCCGCGCTGCCCGGCCTGCTGCCGCACGAGAGCGACGCCCGGCTGCGCGCCGCGACCTGGAACCAGGTCCGCAGCGCCTTCCACGCCGGCCGGCTGGACCCGGCGCTCGCCGTCGACCTGGTGGTCGCCGCGCTGCCGGTCGAGGACCTGGAGGACGCCCCGATCCGGGCGCTGCCGCGACGCACCATGCCCTGGGTCTTCCAGGTGCTGCTGCCGCTCGCCCCTGCCGGCTCGCTGGACCGGGTCCATGAGGCGGCCCTGCGCCGGCTGGCCGCCGAGCCGCCGGGTTCGGAGCTGCAGCACGCCGCGCTGCGGGCCGCGATCGGGTCCGCGAGCGACCCCGGCGAGCTGCGCGGCTGGCTGGAGCGGCTGCCCGAGGGGGTCGCCCGCGACTCCGACCTGCGCTGGCGGGTGCTGAACCGGCTGGCCGTGCTCGGCGCCACCGACGCGGGCGAGCTCGACCAGGCGCTGGCCGCCGAGCCGACCGGGCAGACCCGGGTCGAGCACACCCGGGCCCGGTCGGGCCTGCCGACGCCCGAGGCCAAGGCCTTCGCCTGGGACCGGCTCACCGGCGCCGTCGCCGCCAGTAACTACGAGGTGGAGGCCGCGGGGCTGGGGATGTGGCAGCCCGGCCACGAGGAGCTGACCGAGGAGTACGCCGGGCGCTACTTCGCCGCGCTCCCGACCCTGCCCAGCATCCACAGCGGCTGGGTCCTCGGCGTCGCGACCGAGTCGTTCTTCCCCGCCACCTCGCTGCACCGGGAGACCCTGGACCGCGCCGCCGCCCTGCAGGGGCAGGCGGACCTGGACCCGACAGTGCGCCGCCGGCTGGCCGACGCCGCGGACCTGCTCGCCCGACGCCTCGCGGTGCGCGCGACGTACGGGGCATCGTGA
- a CDS encoding formate dehydrogenase accessory sulfurtransferase FdhD encodes MSAASGRPRRPGPTVRSRVEELTADGTRRHEDRLATEEPLEIRLAWPGTAAHRVWVTMRTPGHDFELAAGWLVHEGVATPDAIATVAYCTDADLAPEQEFNVVTVTLAATPLHDPGHRHGGLSAGSSACGVCGKDSIGEVLDVRARAPWAGPLPEPEVVRSLPGLLRQRQVVFERTGGVHAAGLFTAAGEALVVREDVGRHNAVDKVGGARALAGDPLAEACLVVSGRAGFELVQKAVAAGIGSLVSVGAPTSLSARLAREAGLVLYGFTSVDRCVRYV; translated from the coding sequence GTGAGCGCGGCGTCCGGGCGCCCCCGCCGCCCCGGGCCGACGGTCCGGTCCCGGGTCGAGGAGCTCACCGCCGACGGGACCCGGCGCCACGAGGACCGGCTCGCGACCGAGGAGCCCCTGGAGATCCGGCTCGCCTGGCCGGGCACCGCGGCGCACCGGGTCTGGGTCACGATGCGCACCCCGGGGCACGACTTCGAGCTCGCGGCGGGCTGGCTCGTGCACGAGGGCGTGGCCACCCCCGACGCGATCGCCACCGTCGCCTACTGCACCGACGCCGACCTGGCCCCGGAGCAGGAGTTCAACGTCGTCACGGTGACGCTGGCCGCCACGCCTCTGCACGACCCGGGCCACCGCCACGGCGGCCTCTCCGCGGGCTCATCGGCCTGCGGGGTGTGCGGGAAGGACAGCATCGGCGAGGTGCTCGACGTACGCGCCCGGGCGCCGTGGGCCGGCCCGCTGCCCGAGCCGGAGGTCGTGCGCAGTCTCCCCGGCCTGCTGCGGCAGCGCCAGGTCGTCTTCGAGCGCACCGGCGGCGTGCACGCGGCCGGTCTGTTCACCGCCGCCGGCGAGGCTCTGGTGGTCCGCGAGGACGTCGGTCGCCACAACGCAGTGGACAAGGTCGGCGGCGCCCGCGCGCTGGCCGGGGACCCGCTGGCCGAGGCGTGCCTGGTGGTCAGCGGCCGGGCCGGCTTCGAGCTGGTGCAGAAGGCAGTGGCCGCCGGGATCGGCTCGCTGGTCTCGGTGGGCGCCCCGACCAGCCTGTCCGCCCGGCTGGCCCGCGAGGCCGGGCTGGTGCTCTACGGCTTCACGTCGGTCGACCGGTGCGTGCGCTACGTGTGA